One genomic region from Pseudoduganella lutea encodes:
- a CDS encoding non-ribosomal peptide synthetase/type I polyketide synthase: MNMHDDFDPRDLVDLLQQQAARLPDFPVLTYLRDGEEAAATATFADLDKEARAIAQALSASTQPGDRVMLLYLPGMEFTSAYFGCLYAGRIAVPLPPPRPARLQQTLEKLLAIAASAAPRAVLTTRLLADKAAESFDAMPALRDMAWIASEEVDTARADDWRRPQIDPHGVAFLQYTSGSTALPKGVMLTHANLLANTEYFARGCAHGEHSSLLNWLPPFHDLGLIYGLLTPIRLAIRGYIMPNASFVQQPSRWVRAISRYRITHTMGPNFAFDLAMKSVTASELAELDLSCWQGALNGAEPVRMETMRAFTERFAAAGFRAGVFNPSWGLAEASCIVTGSHLKVAGQEPNGLFVDARALECHRVEPRAEGGPGTTWLACSGYPIGDTELAIVDPATRLHCAADRVGEIWVRNAAVGAGYWENPQRTEETFGGTLASDASSDAASRNARRWMRTGDLGFLHDGQVVIAGRMKDVIIIRGRNHYPQDIEHTVDSAHPLLRPAGAAAFAVQVGGEEQLCVVAETDRRFNSERDTDEVLTAIRRSIADSHELKVAGIALIRQGTIPKTTSGKVQRRATSAMFLDGTLEEKAGWRSPALLAAQAAAGTAGTPAPADEAGIEAWLRHRVAELAGLPVEAIRADRAFADWGLDSNDAVRLSGELEREFAMPGLPTTLLFDHPTPAAVACHLAAAFADSSAPAMPEHPAAQEQARDDIVVVGMHGRFPGAPDLAAFWQLLREGHRAVGMPSAARRALGADGEAGWLDDIDGFDAPFFHLAAHEAERMDPRQRLLLMSAWHALEAARIPREQLAGSRTGVFVGISGQEYGQRVLDDVAGGHAATGGANSIVANRLSYFLDLRGPSVAIDTACSSSLVALHMAWRSLRDGECDTAIVAGVNLLLDERLSATLRRAGMLSPSGACHSFDASADGYVRGEGVVTVVLRRRDTAEASGNPILARIAGSAVNQDGRSFGLTAPNGNAQQQLLRAALDAAGIAGATVQYVEAHGTGTALGDPIEWNALNAVVGADRGDGNGANAPCLVGTVKANIGHLEAAAGLAGFVKAVLCLRHQQVPPVAGLSQANPRLDRAEGRLQLADGTAPAAPLRHVGITSMGFGGTNAHVILERHDTVAPANTGSLPTAVLPVSAESEGALRALCHAYARQLREDPAALHRLSRVAAAGRSALSRRAVAIGTDAADLAAQLEGAASLAQGDVTGRPAPRIAFVFGGQGAQQAAMGAELYRHVPAYREAFDAAAAAFAQHGLPVTGHLAGHLAEQLYGNEPLDGKTLAQTAFAQPALFACEYALARTLMACGIQPAAAFGHSLGEYMAACIAGALDLEDAALLVATRARLMSHCTGGAMLAVTGRADLLDTWLAHLPAGVELAAVNAPGVVTLTGPAAALDTAREAVLAAGFTAQPLQVETAFHSALMDPVLGEFGRVAAGIGYRVPVIPLYGNLRGTRLQQVDGGYWVDHLRGTVRFADCVVAAQDEGADVLLEIAPQAVLAGLLRRGAVPGTDVVSCVPGTALRGIFAALARLYCIGARPDWAALAGTDADPAIALPAYPFDLASHWISTSEAPVMNAPHTPAAVAAPTTQAGADAAGWLRATLAELLRCPADAVDNRRSFLESGADSLVLTEFGGRIETRFAVKIELPALFEGLDTIDRLAAHVATHAPVVIVEPTAPASAVALAAPIAPVTAATPAAGGIDNLARLFEQQLATLRDVMALQMAQAGGNASMASTPVAPAAPAAAMPSQPAAVPAPASAPASASTALLAPAAPAAPALDSRKAAHIDELARAYTAKTAGSRAYAEQHRAVFADYRSSLGFKRATKEMIYPLVVDRGAGSHVTDIDGNDYVDLTMAFGSCLFGHNPPMVVDALRKQLVDGIQVGPKSPLSGRAAALVARLTGAERVAFANSGTEAVMTAIRLARAVTGRTRIIRFTGSYHGHSDATLASAGRGGIEGQPGAPGVPASSAREVTMLEWGTEASLQKIRELAPEAAAIIAEPVQSRRPGLQPKAFLHELRRIADETGCALMFDEMITGFRLHAGGAQAWYDVRADIVTYGKVAGGGMPIGVIAGRARFMDAIDGGAWRYGDDSAPRQPHTFFAGTFSAHPLTMASCIAVLERIEAEGEELYRTLNGRTARLAARLNAHYAAARFPIHVDHAGSLLRFVFFNNFSVEFQPIEANLFFYHMTLRGVYIWEGHTCFLTTAHDDADIERIVAAAIDSANAMRAGGFFPGGDGGGLSLDRTAMAPEAATLALDDFALAAFADALVKLGWRDDAAAPVTPAHAKLLNRMLEHLGAPRADALRRLAAALPQRRAVLAERLPQAIAALADRCAVALPDVLAGRREAVDVLFRGEGFEWLTRLYAEAPGAAAANERLVDAVADCEKAAGRPLRILEAGAGTGTVARRLLARLGAGCDYWYTDISPAFLARAERELADDRVTYRQFDLTRGAAEQGIEGTFDVIVAANVVHATPDLAATLARLDALLVDGGTLLLQECTQAHAWLDLVFGITEGWWQRDDTDVRPDHALMPPERWLDRLATAGFTQAEALLVSAGQAVLRARPVRDLALPMSEAQRQILVHLELGEQIAPAYNEGALYAVTGDLDAGLLAQAWTAAVARHPLLRAQVAEEGECFVVPAAASLALQQVDFSMLGDGAKGRARDWIAVRQRTPLDPRRGPLAGAWLLSLPSGEAWLYLLAHHLVIDGMSFGRLAGELWALYGALKQGGVAPLKPVLPVDAACRKLDEIDPAAAAYWRDRLAQVPPAPELPVDRPLPAVQRFEAGRVTLQLPAAMLDAVRRLGAAAQATPFMTLNAAWRLLLARLGGAARFVIGVPVSVHPAGAAESYVGFGVNVVPLTTAVVPEQPFTDFLRSVRTEVADALAHRAFPFADMVRAAGLERDPARPALVQVLFNCEAHDAWQGAGVATRTMVPPATHTKYELTLDALLATDGIELVLTYSAALFDEATAQTMLRRYAHLLERIAAASQQPLAGFDALLPEERQALAAQPAVAMNEGCLHRLCEAQAARDPDAVALRCGLETMTFGALDARANRLAHALLARGVRPEDRVAVCLPRTADLPVALLAVLKAGAAYVPVDPAYPAAYIDTVLRLSGAALVITAAGTGDVALGACPRFVLDDAALEAKPEHAPAVDVSPCQLAYVIFTSGSTGEPKGVAIEHRTVCTFLDWAAAEFTAEERAGMLASTSVCFDLSVFELFLPLAHGGRIVLVDNVLALTQGGDAGDARFADVTLVNTVPSAAAELAREQCLPPAVRVLNLAGEALPQVLVDGVRALWPQLTVCNLYGPTEDTTYSTWLRLAPGEEGAVTIGRPLPGTRLYLLDEALQPVPAGAQGEICLAGNGLARGYLGRPGMTAERFIPDPLSGNAGSRMYRTGDLGRLLPDGTVEYLGRRDDQLKIRGHRVELGAIDAALRAVPGVEAGAVVAHSEPARLAAFYSAASDMEAPLRAALAERLPRWMVPSSFHRLAQLPLTPNGKTDRRALAGLAATGAGEPQTHARQAPRNAVEEDLAQRFAVHLGLEPEAVGIDGDFFALGGHSLLATRLLFDVNQHWHAALRLSDLMTRPTVAELSQTLLAALADGMGDLHELVAEVSADPAL, from the coding sequence ATGAACATGCACGACGACTTCGATCCGCGCGACCTGGTGGACCTGCTGCAACAGCAGGCCGCCCGGCTGCCGGATTTCCCGGTCCTCACCTACCTGCGGGACGGCGAGGAAGCCGCCGCCACCGCCACCTTCGCCGATCTCGACAAGGAGGCGCGCGCCATCGCGCAGGCGCTGTCCGCCAGCACGCAGCCAGGCGACCGGGTGATGCTGCTGTACCTGCCGGGCATGGAATTCACCAGCGCGTATTTTGGCTGCCTGTATGCGGGCCGCATCGCCGTGCCCCTGCCGCCGCCACGGCCGGCGCGCCTGCAGCAGACGCTGGAAAAACTGCTGGCCATCGCCGCATCGGCCGCGCCGCGCGCCGTGCTGACCACGCGCCTGCTGGCCGACAAGGCGGCCGAATCGTTCGATGCGATGCCGGCACTGCGCGACATGGCATGGATCGCCAGCGAGGAAGTCGACACCGCCCGCGCCGATGACTGGCGGCGGCCGCAGATCGACCCGCATGGCGTGGCCTTCCTGCAGTACACGTCCGGCTCGACCGCGCTGCCGAAAGGCGTGATGCTGACCCACGCGAACCTGCTGGCCAACACCGAATACTTTGCCCGCGGCTGCGCGCATGGTGAACATTCCAGCCTGCTGAACTGGCTGCCGCCGTTCCATGACCTGGGCCTGATCTATGGCCTGCTCACGCCGATCCGGCTGGCGATCCGCGGCTACATCATGCCGAACGCCTCGTTCGTGCAGCAGCCGTCGCGCTGGGTGCGCGCCATCAGCCGCTACCGCATCACGCACACGATGGGGCCGAACTTCGCCTTCGACCTGGCCATGAAAAGCGTGACCGCCAGCGAACTGGCGGAACTGGACCTGTCGTGCTGGCAGGGCGCGCTGAACGGCGCCGAGCCCGTGCGGATGGAAACCATGCGCGCCTTCACGGAAAGATTCGCCGCAGCGGGCTTCCGCGCCGGCGTGTTCAACCCGAGCTGGGGCCTGGCCGAAGCCAGCTGCATCGTCACCGGCAGCCACCTGAAGGTGGCCGGCCAGGAGCCGAACGGCCTGTTCGTCGATGCCCGCGCGCTGGAATGCCACCGCGTCGAGCCGCGTGCCGAGGGCGGTCCGGGCACCACCTGGCTGGCCTGCAGCGGCTACCCGATCGGCGATACGGAACTGGCCATCGTCGATCCGGCCACGCGCCTGCATTGCGCGGCCGACCGCGTGGGCGAGATCTGGGTGCGCAACGCCGCCGTCGGCGCCGGCTACTGGGAAAACCCGCAGCGCACCGAGGAAACGTTCGGCGGCACGCTGGCCAGCGATGCCTCCAGCGATGCCGCCAGCAGGAACGCCCGGCGCTGGATGCGCACCGGCGACCTGGGTTTCCTGCACGACGGGCAGGTCGTCATCGCCGGCCGCATGAAGGACGTGATCATCATCCGCGGCCGCAACCACTATCCGCAGGACATCGAACATACCGTCGACAGCGCGCACCCGCTGCTGCGCCCGGCCGGCGCGGCGGCGTTCGCGGTGCAGGTCGGCGGCGAAGAGCAGTTGTGCGTGGTGGCGGAGACCGACCGCCGCTTCAACTCCGAGCGCGATACCGATGAAGTGCTGACGGCCATCCGCCGCAGCATCGCCGACAGCCACGAGCTGAAGGTGGCCGGCATCGCCCTGATCCGCCAGGGCACGATCCCGAAAACAACCAGCGGCAAGGTGCAGCGCCGCGCCACGAGCGCGATGTTCCTGGACGGCACGCTGGAAGAAAAGGCCGGCTGGCGCAGCCCGGCGCTGCTGGCCGCGCAGGCAGCTGCCGGCACCGCGGGCACGCCGGCACCGGCCGATGAGGCCGGTATCGAAGCCTGGCTGCGCCACCGCGTGGCCGAGCTGGCGGGCCTGCCGGTCGAGGCGATCCGTGCCGACCGCGCGTTTGCCGACTGGGGCCTCGATTCGAACGATGCCGTGCGCCTGTCCGGCGAACTGGAACGCGAATTCGCCATGCCCGGCCTGCCGACCACGCTGCTGTTCGACCATCCAACGCCGGCCGCCGTGGCGTGCCACCTGGCCGCCGCATTTGCCGATTCGTCGGCACCGGCGATGCCGGAACACCCGGCGGCGCAGGAGCAGGCACGCGACGATATCGTCGTCGTCGGCATGCATGGCCGCTTCCCCGGTGCGCCGGACCTGGCGGCGTTCTGGCAACTGCTGCGCGAAGGCCACCGCGCCGTCGGCATGCCATCGGCCGCGCGCCGCGCATTGGGTGCCGATGGCGAGGCCGGCTGGCTGGACGATATCGACGGCTTCGATGCCCCGTTCTTCCACCTCGCCGCGCACGAAGCCGAACGGATGGACCCGCGCCAGCGCTTGTTGCTGATGAGTGCTTGGCATGCGCTGGAAGCGGCGCGCATCCCGCGCGAACAACTGGCCGGCAGCCGCACCGGCGTGTTCGTCGGCATCAGCGGCCAGGAATACGGCCAGCGCGTGCTCGACGACGTGGCAGGTGGCCATGCCGCCACCGGTGGCGCCAACAGCATCGTTGCCAACCGGCTGTCGTACTTCCTCGACCTGCGCGGCCCCAGCGTGGCGATCGACACGGCATGCTCGTCGTCGCTGGTGGCGTTGCACATGGCGTGGCGCAGCCTGCGGGATGGCGAATGCGATACCGCCATCGTCGCCGGCGTCAACCTGCTGCTCGACGAGCGGCTGTCGGCCACGCTGCGCCGCGCCGGCATGCTGTCGCCGAGCGGCGCGTGCCACAGCTTCGACGCGTCGGCCGATGGCTATGTGCGCGGCGAGGGCGTCGTCACCGTCGTGCTGCGCCGGCGCGATACGGCCGAGGCATCCGGCAATCCCATCCTGGCCCGCATCGCCGGCAGCGCCGTCAACCAGGATGGCCGCAGCTTCGGGCTGACGGCACCGAACGGCAACGCCCAGCAGCAACTGCTGCGCGCCGCGCTGGATGCCGCCGGTATCGCGGGCGCTACCGTGCAATACGTCGAAGCGCACGGCACCGGCACCGCGCTGGGCGACCCGATCGAATGGAACGCCCTGAACGCGGTCGTTGGCGCGGACCGTGGCGATGGCAATGGCGCCAACGCACCTTGCCTGGTCGGCACCGTGAAGGCCAATATCGGCCACCTGGAGGCGGCCGCCGGCCTGGCCGGTTTCGTGAAGGCCGTGCTGTGCCTGCGGCACCAGCAGGTGCCGCCCGTCGCCGGGCTGTCGCAAGCCAATCCAAGGCTCGACCGCGCCGAAGGCCGCCTGCAACTTGCCGATGGCACGGCGCCCGCCGCGCCGCTGCGCCACGTGGGCATCACGTCGATGGGTTTCGGCGGCACCAATGCCCATGTGATCCTCGAACGTCATGACACCGTGGCACCTGCAAACACGGGATCCCTGCCCACCGCGGTCCTGCCGGTCAGCGCGGAATCGGAAGGGGCGCTGCGCGCGCTGTGCCACGCCTATGCGCGGCAATTGCGTGAAGACCCGGCCGCGCTGCACCGCCTGTCCCGCGTGGCGGCAGCGGGCCGTTCCGCACTGTCGCGACGCGCCGTGGCCATCGGCACCGATGCGGCGGATCTCGCCGCGCAGCTGGAAGGCGCCGCCAGCCTGGCGCAGGGCGACGTGACGGGTCGCCCGGCACCGCGCATCGCCTTCGTGTTTGGCGGGCAGGGGGCGCAGCAGGCCGCGATGGGCGCGGAACTGTACCGCCACGTGCCGGCCTACCGCGAAGCGTTCGATGCCGCTGCCGCCGCGTTCGCGCAGCACGGCCTGCCAGTCACGGGCCACCTCGCGGGCCACCTCGCGGAACAACTCTACGGCAACGAACCGCTCGACGGTAAAACGCTGGCGCAAACCGCGTTTGCCCAGCCCGCGCTGTTCGCCTGCGAATACGCGCTGGCACGCACGCTGATGGCCTGCGGCATCCAGCCGGCCGCCGCGTTCGGCCACAGCCTGGGCGAATACATGGCGGCCTGCATCGCCGGCGCGCTCGACCTGGAAGACGCGGCCCTGCTGGTGGCCACGCGCGCCCGGCTGATGAGCCACTGCACGGGCGGCGCGATGCTGGCCGTCACGGGCCGCGCCGACCTGCTCGATACGTGGCTGGCGCACCTGCCGGCCGGTGTCGAGCTGGCGGCCGTCAACGCGCCCGGCGTGGTCACGCTGACCGGCCCGGCCGCGGCCCTCGACACCGCACGTGAAGCCGTGCTGGCCGCCGGCTTCACTGCGCAGCCGCTCCAGGTCGAAACGGCCTTTCACTCGGCACTGATGGATCCGGTGCTCGGCGAATTCGGCCGCGTGGCCGCCGGCATCGGCTACCGCGTGCCCGTCATCCCGCTCTACGGCAACCTGCGCGGCACCCGTTTGCAGCAGGTCGACGGCGGCTACTGGGTCGATCACCTGCGCGGCACGGTGCGCTTCGCCGATTGCGTTGTCGCCGCCCAGGACGAGGGTGCGGACGTGCTGCTGGAAATCGCGCCGCAGGCCGTGCTGGCGGGCCTGCTGCGGCGCGGCGCCGTACCGGGCACCGACGTGGTGTCGTGCGTGCCCGGCACCGCGCTGCGCGGCATTTTCGCCGCGCTGGCCCGGCTGTACTGCATCGGCGCGCGGCCCGACTGGGCGGCGCTGGCCGGCACGGATGCCGACCCCGCCATCGCGCTGCCGGCTTACCCGTTCGATCTCGCTTCCCACTGGATTTCAACTTCCGAGGCACCTGTCATGAATGCTCCCCATACGCCGGCCGCCGTTGCCGCTCCCACTACCCAGGCCGGCGCCGATGCCGCGGGCTGGCTGCGCGCCACGCTGGCCGAACTGCTGCGCTGCCCGGCCGATGCGGTGGACAACCGCCGCAGCTTCCTGGAAAGCGGTGCCGATTCGCTGGTGCTCACCGAGTTCGGCGGCCGCATCGAAACGCGCTTCGCCGTGAAGATCGAACTGCCCGCGCTGTTCGAAGGGCTCGACACGATCGACCGGCTGGCCGCGCACGTCGCGACGCATGCACCGGTGGTCATAGTGGAACCAACCGCACCGGCCTCCGCTGTCGCCCTTGCCGCCCCGATCGCCCCAGTCACCGCCGCGACCCCTGCCGCCGGCGGCATCGACAACCTGGCCCGCCTGTTCGAACAGCAACTGGCCACGCTGCGCGACGTGATGGCCTTGCAGATGGCGCAGGCCGGCGGCAATGCATCGATGGCATCGACACCCGTGGCACCTGCCGCGCCGGCGGCCGCCATGCCGTCGCAACCGGCTGCCGTTCCTGCGCCTGCCTCCGCGCCTGCTTCCGCATCTACTGCTCTCCTTGCACCCGCGGCCCCCGCCGCGCCGGCCCTCGACAGCCGCAAGGCCGCCCATATCGACGAGCTGGCCCGCGCCTATACCGCGAAAACGGCCGGCTCGCGCGCCTACGCCGAGCAGCACCGCGCCGTGTTCGCCGATTACCGCAGCTCGCTGGGTTTCAAGCGCGCCACGAAGGAGATGATCTACCCGCTGGTCGTCGACCGCGGCGCCGGCAGCCACGTCACCGACATCGACGGCAACGACTACGTGGACCTGACGATGGCCTTCGGTTCGTGCCTGTTCGGCCACAATCCGCCGATGGTCGTCGACGCATTGCGCAAGCAGCTGGTCGACGGCATCCAGGTGGGGCCGAAATCGCCCCTGTCCGGCCGGGCCGCCGCCCTGGTGGCGCGGCTGACCGGCGCCGAGCGCGTGGCGTTCGCCAACTCCGGCACCGAGGCCGTGATGACGGCGATCCGGCTGGCCCGCGCCGTCACCGGCCGCACGCGCATCATCCGCTTCACCGGTTCGTACCACGGCCATTCCGACGCCACGCTGGCCAGTGCCGGCCGTGGCGGCATCGAAGGCCAGCCCGGCGCCCCTGGCGTGCCGGCGTCCAGCGCGCGCGAAGTGACGATGCTGGAGTGGGGCACCGAAGCATCGCTGCAAAAGATCCGCGAACTGGCACCCGAAGCGGCGGCCATCATTGCCGAGCCGGTGCAGAGCCGCCGGCCCGGCCTGCAGCCCAAGGCGTTCCTGCACGAGCTGCGCCGCATCGCCGATGAAACGGGTTGCGCGCTGATGTTCGACGAGATGATCACCGGCTTCCGGCTGCACGCCGGCGGCGCCCAGGCGTGGTATGACGTGCGGGCCGATATCGTCACGTACGGCAAGGTGGCCGGCGGCGGCATGCCGATCGGGGTCATCGCCGGCCGTGCGCGCTTCATGGATGCGATCGACGGCGGCGCCTGGCGCTACGGCGACGATTCCGCGCCGCGCCAGCCGCACACGTTCTTCGCCGGCACGTTCTCGGCGCACCCGCTGACGATGGCCTCGTGCATCGCCGTGCTGGAACGCATCGAGGCGGAAGGCGAGGAACTGTACCGCACGCTGAACGGGCGCACGGCGCGGCTGGCGGCGCGGCTGAACGCGCACTACGCCGCCGCCCGGTTCCCGATCCACGTCGACCATGCCGGCTCGCTGCTGCGGTTCGTGTTCTTCAATAACTTCAGCGTCGAGTTCCAGCCGATCGAGGCAAACCTGTTCTTCTATCACATGACCTTGCGCGGCGTGTATATCTGGGAAGGCCACACGTGCTTCCTGACCACCGCGCACGACGATGCGGACATCGAACGCATCGTGGCTGCCGCGATCGACAGCGCCAACGCGATGCGCGCCGGCGGCTTCTTCCCGGGCGGCGATGGCGGCGGACTGTCTCTCGACAGAACCGCCATGGCGCCGGAAGCGGCCACGCTCGCGCTGGACGATTTCGCGCTGGCCGCATTCGCCGACGCCCTCGTCAAGCTGGGCTGGCGCGACGATGCGGCGGCCCCCGTGACGCCGGCCCATGCGAAACTGCTGAACCGCATGCTGGAACACCTGGGCGCGCCCCGTGCCGATGCGCTGCGCCGGCTGGCCGCCGCGCTGCCACAGCGCCGCGCCGTGCTGGCCGAGCGGCTGCCCCAGGCCATCGCCGCGCTCGCCGACCGCTGCGCGGTAGCGCTGCCGGACGTGCTGGCCGGCCGACGCGAAGCGGTCGACGTGCTGTTCCGCGGCGAAGGCTTCGAATGGCTCACGCGCCTGTATGCGGAAGCGCCGGGGGCGGCAGCGGCCAACGAACGGCTGGTCGACGCGGTGGCTGACTGCGAAAAGGCCGCCGGCCGGCCGCTGCGTATCCTGGAGGCAGGTGCCGGCACCGGCACCGTCGCGCGCCGCCTGCTGGCCCGGCTCGGCGCAGGGTGCGACTACTGGTACACCGACATCTCGCCGGCCTTCCTGGCCCGCGCCGAGCGCGAACTGGCCGATGACCGCGTCACGTACCGGCAGTTCGACCTCACCCGCGGCGCGGCGGAGCAGGGCATCGAGGGCACGTTCGACGTGATCGTCGCCGCCAACGTCGTTCACGCCACGCCCGACCTGGCGGCCACGCTGGCCAGGCTCGACGCGCTGCTGGTCGACGGCGGCACCCTGCTGCTGCAGGAATGCACACAGGCGCATGCGTGGCTCGACCTCGTGTTCGGCATCACCGAAGGCTGGTGGCAGCGCGACGATACGGACGTGCGCCCCGACCATGCGCTGATGCCTCCCGAACGCTGGCTCGACCGCCTTGCCACCGCCGGCTTCACGCAAGCGGAAGCGCTGCTCGTGTCGGCAGGCCAGGCCGTGCTGCGTGCGCGGCCAGTACGCGACCTCGCGCTGCCGATGTCGGAAGCGCAGCGCCAGATCCTCGTGCACCTGGAGCTGGGCGAGCAGATCGCACCGGCCTACAACGAAGGCGCGCTGTATGCCGTGACGGGCGATCTCGATGCGGGCCTGCTGGCACAGGCGTGGACCGCAGCGGTAGCACGCCACCCGCTGCTGCGTGCCCAGGTCGCCGAAGAGGGCGAGTGCTTCGTGGTGCCGGCCGCCGCGTCCTTGGCGCTTCAACAGGTCGACTTTTCGATGCTGGGCGATGGCGCAAAGGGGCGCGCGCGTGACTGGATCGCCGTGCGCCAGCGTACGCCGCTCGATCCGCGCCGAGGCCCGCTGGCCGGCGCCTGGCTGCTGTCGCTGCCGTCCGGCGAAGCCTGGCTATACCTGCTGGCGCACCACCTCGTCATCGACGGCATGTCGTTCGGCCGCCTGGCCGGCGAGCTGTGGGCGCTGTATGGCGCGCTGAAGCAGGGCGGCGTGGCGCCATTGAAACCGGTGCTGCCGGTCGACGCGGCCTGCCGCAAGCTCGACGAGATCGATCCGGCCGCCGCCGCCTACTGGCGCGACCGGCTGGCGCAGGTGCCGCCGGCACCGGAGCTGCCGGTCGACCGCCCGCTGCCCGCCGTGCAGCGCTTCGAAGCGGGCCGCGTCACGCTGCAGCTGCCGGCGGCCATGCTCGATGCCGTGCGCCGGCTCGGCGCCGCAGCCCAGGCCACGCCATTCATGACGCTGAACGCGGCCTGGCGCCTGCTGCTGGCCCGGCTGGGCGGTGCCGCCCGCTTCGTCATCGGGGTGCCGGTCTCCGTGCATCCGGCCGGCGCGGCGGAGTCGTACGTGGGCTTCGGCGTCAACGTCGTGCCGTTGACGACCGCCGTGGTACCGGAGCAGCCGTTCACCGATTTCCTGCGCAGCGTGCGCACCGAAGTGGCCGATGCGCTGGCGCACCGCGCATTCCCGTTTGCCGACATGGTGCGCGCCGCCGGCCTGGAACGCGACCCGGCCCGGCCGGCGCTCGTGCAGGTGCTGTTCAACTGCGAAGCGCACGACGCATGGCAGGGGGCGGGCGTGGCGACGCGCACAATGGTGCCGCCGGCCACGCACACGAAATACGAGCTCACGCTCGACGCGCTGCTGGCCACCGACGGCATCGAGCTGGTACTGACCTATTCGGCGGCATTGTTCGACGAAGCCACCGCCCAGACCATGCTGCGCCGCTATGCGCACCTGCTGGAGCGCATCGCTGCTGCGTCGCAACAGCCGCTGGCCGGCTTCGACGCGCTGCTGCCGGAAGAGCGCCAGGCGCTCGCAGCGCAGCCGGCGGTGGCGATGAACGAGGGCTGCCTGCACCGGCTGTGTGAAGCACAGGCCGCGCGCGACCCGGACGCGGTCGCGCTGCGCTGCGGGCTGGAGACAATGACATTCGGTGCACTCGATGCCCGCGCCAACCGGCTGGCCCATGCATTGCTGGCGCGCGGCGTCCGGCCCGAGGACCGCGTGGCCGTCTGCCTGCCGCGCACGGCCGACCTGCCGGTGGCGCTACTGGCCGTGCTGAAGGCCGGCGCGGCCTACGTGCCGGTCGATCCGGCCTACCCGGCCGCGTATATCGACACGGTGCTGCGCCTGTCCGGCGCGGCGCTGGTGATCACGGCCGCCGGCACGGGGGACGTGGCGCTGGGCGCCTGCCCGCGCTTCGTGCTGGACGATGCCGCGCTGGAAGCAAAACCGGAGCACGCACCGGCGGTGGATGTCTCGCCTTGCCAGCTGGCCTACGTGATCTTCACGTCCGGCTCCACCGGCGAACCGAAAGGCGTGGCGATCGAGCACCGCACCGTGTGCACCTTCCTCGACTGGGCCGCCGCCGAGTTCACGGCCGAGGAACGGGCCGGCATGCTGGCCTCGACGTCGGTGTGCTTCGACCTGTCCGTCTTCGAGCTGTTCCTGCCGCTGGCGCACGGCGGCAGGATCGTCCTGGTCGACAACGTGCTGGCGCTGACGCAGGGCGGCGATGCCGGCGACGCCCGGTTTGCCGACGTCACGCTGGTCAATACCGTGCCCAGCGCCGCCGCCGAGCTGGCCCGCGAGCAGTGCCTGCCGCCGGCCGTGCGCGTGCTGAACCTGGCCGGTGAAGCGTTGCCGCAGGTGCTGGTCGACGGCGTGCGCGCCCTGTGGCCGCAGCTGACCGTCTGCAACCTGTACGGCCCGACCGAGGACACCACGTATTCCACGTGGCTGCGCCTGGCGCCGGGCGAGGAGGGCGCCGTCACGATCGGCCGCCCGTTGCCGGGTACCCGCCTGTATCTGCTGGACGAAGCGCTGCAGCCGGTGCCGGCCGGCGCGCAGGGTGAAATCTGCCTCGCCGGCAACGGCCTGGCGCGCGGCTACCTGGGCCGCCCCGGCATGACCGCCGAGCGCTTCATTCCCGATCCGCTGTCCGGCAATGCCGGCAGCCGCATGTACCGCACGGGTGACCTGGGCCGGCTGCTGCCCGACGGCACCGTGGAATACCTGGGTCGCCGCGACGACCAGCTGAAGATCCGCGGCCACCGCGTGGAACTGGGCGCGATCGACGCGGCGCTGCGCGCCGTGCCCGGCGTCGAGGCCGGCGCCGTCGTCGCGCATAGCGAACCGGCCCGGCTGGCAGCCTTCTACAGCGCGGCCAGCGACATGGAAGCGCCACTGCGCGCCGCGCTGGCCGAGCGCCTGCCGCGCTGGATGGTGCCGTCCTCGTTCCACCGCCTGGCGCAACTGCCGCTCACGCCGAACGGCAAGACCGACCGCCGCGCACTGGCCGGGCTGGCGGCGACGGGTGCCGGCGAACCGCAAACGCACGCCCGGCAGGCGCCCCGCAACGCCGTCGAGGAAGACCTGGCGCAGCGCTTTGCCGTGCACCTCGGCCTGGAACCTGAAGCGGTCGGCATCGATGGCGACTTCTTCGCGCTGGGCGGCCATTCGCTGCTGGCCACGCGGCTGCTGTTCGACGTGAACCAGCACTGGCACGCGGCGCTGCGCCTGTCGGACCTGATGACGCGGCCCACCGTGGCCGAACTGTCGCAAACGCTGCTGGCCGCGCTGGCCGATGGCATGGGCGACCTGCATGAACTGGTGGCCGAAGTGTCCGCCGACCCCGCGCTGTAA